The following is a genomic window from Sphingobacterium spiritivorum.
AGGGATGGTTATCTCCATAATAAAGGTGCGCAACTCACAGCCTCGGTAAAGATGGATGACAACTGGCATCACGTTGCTGCCTCATGTAATGGCCGGACCACCGTATTATATATGGATGGCAAAGAAGTAGGCCGAAAAGATACCGCTATAGCTATATTACCTGCAGCAATAGGTCTTCATGAAAAGGAACACTGCTTCGGAGGATTAATCGATGAAGTGAGAATATGGTCAAAAGCTATTCCTCTATCCGCAATAAACGAATGGAAGAACAAATCTGTTGTCGCTGCACATCCTTATTTTTCATATTTAACAGCATATTACAATTTTGATGACTTCAGGGATGTTATGTCTGTCAACTGGGTTGGTAAAGACCCTCTGTCTTATCATCTCCGCAATGGCAGAAGTGACTATTATGGTCATCTTCCAATGGCTTATGCTGTTGACAACACCAATACTTCATTTCAGAATTTTGATGGTAAACAACAGCTTTTCAATGCAGTCGTTATCCAAAATGAATGGGATCTTGAACAAGGTACAAAAGACGGGCAGGCACTGAAAATCAGAGTCATTGCTCAGGGAAACAAGCAGGCACTGACACTGGATGAGATCAGGCTCCGGTTAAACGAACAGACAACCATAGCTGACATCCGCAATATCCGCATCTACTATACCGGGCAGTATCCCCGGTCTTCGGTCAGAGAACCTCTTTTTGAACAGCCGGTAAAACCGGCAGTGGAAATGGTATTCCGTGAAAAAAGAAATTCGAAAAAATTTCATTTGCGACCGGGAGTTAATTATTTCCTCGTCACCTTTGACATTGCTGAAGATGCCCGTGTAGGTCATAAAATACGGGCAACGGTACCTGACTTTAAACTGTCAGGAAAGACATACATTCCGGAGGAAGAGGCAAGTGAAATAGAACAACACATTACGCCTAAAATGAATAATAATCTGGTCCGGGTATTACAATGGAATATATGGCATGGAGGCGTGCACCTGGGCAAGGAAGCCGGGAGAAGCAGAATAACAGATCTTATTCGCAGTGCTAAAGCGGATATCATCACGATGCAGGAAGGATATTCTGCACAAGACAGTATCGCTCAGGCATTAGGATTTCACCTTCAAACAAAATCGTCTAAAGATAACCTGGCTTTGCTGAGCAGATATCCTGTAGAAAGTATAAAATCCAGTGAACCTTTCAAATCGAATCCTGCCAAAATAGATTTACCAAATGGCAAACGTATACTTGTTAATGATTGCTGGCTGAGATATGCCTACAGACCGGAGTATACCTGTGCTTATCAAAATACAGGAATGGATCCCCAAACCTGGATAGCCGAAGACGCTGTACTTGCTCTCACAGACATCCGCAATCTGATGGAAAAAGATGTCAATCCTTATATAGAATCTCCGGATATGCCTGTTATTATTGCAGGAGATTTTAATTCCTGTAGTCATCTGGACTGGACAGAACGAACCAGATCCCTGCACTATGGCTATGGTCCGGTAGCCTTTCCTACCTCAAAATTCATGTATGAACAAGGTTTTAAAGATTCTTTCCGGGAGATGAATCCAGATGAGCTGACACATCAGGGAGGAACCTTTGCTCCAATATACGGACAACTGCAGAATGCCAGAATAGATTTTATCTACTACAAAGGAGGAATAAAAGCCATTTCTTCCAAAATTGTCCGGACAAGTCCTGATATTGATGATGTATGGGCATCCGATCATGCAGCTGTACTTACTATTTTTACAGTTGAATGATAATAAGCTACAGATTGACTATTATAACAAGAAATTTAGTACATTTAGAAAGACTTAGTAACAAAGGATAATTAAGGCTTCATATTAAACAAATATGCGAATTAAAGGTTATCCAAGTAATAAGCAATTTTTATCCGGCATACCGGAAACAAGGATCTTCATTAACACTTTAAATATTGATTTATAACTATGCTGATAATTAACAATTTCGAAGAATACAAATCACACGAAGGTAAAGAGCTTGGTCTTTCGGATTGGCACATTATTGATCAGGAACAAATCAACAGATTTGCA
Proteins encoded in this region:
- a CDS encoding endonuclease/exonuclease/phosphatase family protein → MALHMDGKDNDVRTGIGIMSGEWTIEAWIKGNDSNWKPYEAIIGGGEYSELNICDNMPLVLRDGYLHNKGAQLTASVKMDDNWHHVAASCNGRTTVLYMDGKEVGRKDTAIAILPAAIGLHEKEHCFGGLIDEVRIWSKAIPLSAINEWKNKSVVAAHPYFSYLTAYYNFDDFRDVMSVNWVGKDPLSYHLRNGRSDYYGHLPMAYAVDNTNTSFQNFDGKQQLFNAVVIQNEWDLEQGTKDGQALKIRVIAQGNKQALTLDEIRLRLNEQTTIADIRNIRIYYTGQYPRSSVREPLFEQPVKPAVEMVFREKRNSKKFHLRPGVNYFLVTFDIAEDARVGHKIRATVPDFKLSGKTYIPEEEASEIEQHITPKMNNNLVRVLQWNIWHGGVHLGKEAGRSRITDLIRSAKADIITMQEGYSAQDSIAQALGFHLQTKSSKDNLALLSRYPVESIKSSEPFKSNPAKIDLPNGKRILVNDCWLRYAYRPEYTCAYQNTGMDPQTWIAEDAVLALTDIRNLMEKDVNPYIESPDMPVIIAGDFNSCSHLDWTERTRSLHYGYGPVAFPTSKFMYEQGFKDSFREMNPDELTHQGGTFAPIYGQLQNARIDFIYYKGGIKAISSKIVRTSPDIDDVWASDHAAVLTIFTVE